TGAGGGAAATGGAATATTACGGAAAGAAAACACAAACTACAACATCGCCGAATTAAAGGGCCGGGGAGGAAATTATCCCCGGCCTTCCTTTTTATTTTTTAATGGACTTGCCACCGTTTTTCTATAAGCTGAAGAGCAATGCTTGTAAAGCTGGTAAGACACAGATAGATCAGTCCTACCATAATAAAGGTTTCAAAAGAGGCGTATGTAACGCTTCGAACCTGCTGTCCCACCATGGTCAATTCCGCAATGGCCAGCGTCGACAGCAGCGATGATTCTTTGATAAGGGTTACAAATTCATTCCCCAAAGCCGGCAACATGTTCCGTATGGCCTGCGGGAGAATAATATGGCGCATGGTCCCCAGATAGGAAAGGCCAAGAACCTTTGCGGCTTCCCACTGCCCTTTGGGAACAGCCTCTATGCCCCCGCGGACAATTTCCCCCACATACCCTGCCGAATTAATAGAGAGACCAATGATCCCTGCTGTAAAAGCGGGGAGGTTGATGCCAAGGGAAGGCAATCCAAAATAAATCAAAAAGAGCTGTATGAGCAGTGGAGTGCCCCGTATAACGTAAATATATGCCGCTGCCAGCCCCTTAATTGGCTTAACCGGAACTACTCGAAGGGCTCCAATTAAAATTCCCATGATTGAACCAAGGGTAACGGCAAGAATGGAAGCTTTAACTGTGAAAACAGCTCCCGTCACGAACATATGCCAATAGGGAACTATAGAGGAGAAGTCAAGCATCATTTCAGCACGCACCTCCTTCTTCCTTTGTGAGGTCTTCACCAAAATGAACAAGCATTCGTTGTAAAAAGGCCTGAGTACGTGGATGAGCAGGTTTGACCATAATGTCTTGGGGCGAGCCCTGTTCTACAATATTCCCATCGGCCATAAAGATAATTCTGTCAGAAACATCTTTTGCAAAAAGCATTTCGTGAGTAATAATCACCATGGTCATGCCTGTTTCAGCAAGCTGGGCAATAACTTCGAGCACTTCTCCCACGAGTTCGGGGTCAAGGGCGCTTGTAGGCTCATCGAAAAGCATGATCTTAGGCTGCATGGCAAGAGCTCGCGCAATTGCTACCCGTTGCTGCTGTCCACCAGAAAGCTGGCTTGGCTTAGCGTATACCTTGTCCCCGAGGCCTACTCGCTCGAGAAGCCGAATAGCTAGATCTTCCGCTTCCTTTTTTTTCATCCCCTTGGCCTGGATAGGGCAGAGTGTGATATTATCAAGAACTGAAAGATGAGGGAAAAGATTAAATTGTTGGAAAATCATTCCTACGAGGGTTGCGACTTCTTTATTTGAATGTTTCCCATTATCGACTCGTTGGCCGTAGAGGTAGATTTCTCCATCGTTAATGTCCTCGAGACGGCATATGCACCGTGCTAAAGTGCTTTTTCCTGATCCGCTAGGGCCAATGACTGAAACAACTTCACCTTCGCCCACGGTCATGGATACGCCCTGTAAAACGTGAAGATTTCCAAAGGATTTATGTAAATTCTTAACTTCGATTGCACTTTGCAACAATCGTCACCTCCTATTAGTCGCGGGAATTATAACTCAACTTTAGGTTACTGGCAAACATTTTTTTGAAAAAAAATTAAAAAATAAGATTATATAATCTAGCCGCAGTAAATTTACCCTTCTAAAAAGGGGAAATAAGCCATAAAAAAAGGGGCCAGCGGCCCCATGATTTGATTTACCTTAAGACTCTATTGTATCCTTATTCTATGAATCGTAACGGCAACGGTATAATTCCTGATTCAGGTCTGACATCTCGTTAGAGAAGGAGTCACTCTGGTCGTTTAGGTGCTTCGCGCGAATACTCTTAGAGCTCTCTTTTGCTTTTTTCATCTCCACTGCTGTTCCACCTCCTGAAAAACATTAAATCCGAACCATTTGACTACTGACCCTTATTGGTACGGACCAAACAAAGTCATTTTAGCATGGAAAAAAGGAAATGCAAAGTTCAAAAAGTTTTTTGTAAAGGGGATAAATGCCATGGAAATAAAAATATTGAAAGGACAAAGCTGCTATATTCCTGGACGAGTCAATGTCGGCCTCTGGAAAGATGGGAAAGATGGTTGTTTTCTTATCGATAGTGGAGGTGATGAAACGTCAGGGCGGCGGCTTTTCAGACTGATACAGGAAAATAATCTGAAACTCAGAGGGATTCTCAATACTCACTCCAACGCTGATCACGTTGGAGGAAACGCCTATTTGCAGAAAAAAACGGCATGTCCCATTTGGGCAAGTTCAATAGAAGATACTGTAATTCAAAATCCATTTTTGGAGCCGATGCTCTTGTGGGGAGCCGCTCCTTTTCGTGCCCTGACCGGAAAGTTTCTTCAGGCAGCCCCTTCTCTTGTAACGCAAATATTATCTCCTGGTGAAAGAGTGCCTGATACGGACTTAACGGTATTAGCCCTTCCTGGCCACTTTATCAATATGATTGGTTTTCTTTCGGCAGATGGGGTTTGTTATATTGCGGACAGCCTCTTTGCAAAAGAAGTCATAGAAAAATATCGTTTTATGGTTGCTTTTGATGTGGAGGCAACTCTCGCTACATTAGATATGTTGGAAAAACTTGAAGCTGCATGGTTTGTTCCCTGTCATGCGGAGCCAGTTGAAGATATTCGTCCTCTCGTAAATGAAAATAGGAAGGGAATCGAGGCTTTAAGTCACGCTGTTCATGACTTGTGTTCTGTTCCCCGTAGCCGTGAAGAAATCCTCGCCTTGCTGGTGCAAAAATGGGATCTGGAAATGAATCCCGTACAGTATGTCCTTAACTCCAGTTCCCTTTCAGCCTATCTAACCTTTCTGGAGAAAAAGGGACTGATTGTACCTTTTGTAGAAAAAGGCAACCTTCTATGGCAGAAAAAGCATTGAAAAGGAGCCCCGCAACAGGGCTCCTTGGCATATATTAGTATGTCCACTCAAAATCGGGAATCCCAACGTCTAACATTCGCTGTTTCATATCTCTTGTAATATGGTCCAGATCCTCTTGAGTTTTCCCCTCGCATCGAGTAACAAGCACCGGCTGAGTGTTTGACGCCCTCACAAGCCCCCATCCACGCCGGTCATAGAGAATCCTCACACCATCAATGGTAATGGCATCGTGATCCTTGAGGGCTTCTTCCTTTATTTTTTCGATAACCTGAAATTTCTTTTCATCGGGGCAGTCTACCCGTATTTCAGCAGTGCTGTAGTAGACAGGATAGTCAACGAGCATTTCTGAAAGAGACCGCGCGTCGTTAGAGAGAATTCTGAGAAGTCGTCCCGCAGCATAGAAAGAATCATCAAAGCCGTAAAACTCATCAGCAAAGAACATATGGCCAGAAAGTTCTCCTGCAAAGAGGGCATCCACTTCTTTCATCTTTGCTTTAATAAGAGAGTGTCCTGCCTTGTAATAAAGCGGTTTCCCACCAAGTCTCAAAATCTCATCTTCAAGGGCCTGTGAACACTTGACTTCGATAATTGCCACGGCCCCAGGATATTTAGGGAGAATCTCACGCCAATAGAGTCCCATGAGGGTGTCTCCCCATATGACTGTTCCTTTTTCATCTACTACGCCAATACGATCGGCGTCTCCATCAAAAGCGATCCCCAGATCTGCTTTTTCCTGCC
This region of Aminobacterium colombiense DSM 12261 genomic DNA includes:
- a CDS encoding amino acid ABC transporter permease, coding for MMLDFSSIVPYWHMFVTGAVFTVKASILAVTLGSIMGILIGALRVVPVKPIKGLAAAYIYVIRGTPLLIQLFLIYFGLPSLGINLPAFTAGIIGLSINSAGYVGEIVRGGIEAVPKGQWEAAKVLGLSYLGTMRHIILPQAIRNMLPALGNEFVTLIKESSLLSTLAIAELTMVGQQVRSVTYASFETFIMVGLIYLCLTSFTSIALQLIEKRWQVH
- a CDS encoding amino acid ABC transporter ATP-binding protein, which gives rise to MQSAIEVKNLHKSFGNLHVLQGVSMTVGEGEVVSVIGPSGSGKSTLARCICRLEDINDGEIYLYGQRVDNGKHSNKEVATLVGMIFQQFNLFPHLSVLDNITLCPIQAKGMKKKEAEDLAIRLLERVGLGDKVYAKPSQLSGGQQQRVAIARALAMQPKIMLFDEPTSALDPELVGEVLEVIAQLAETGMTMVIITHEMLFAKDVSDRIIFMADGNIVEQGSPQDIMVKPAHPRTQAFLQRMLVHFGEDLTKEEGGAC
- a CDS encoding phosphomannomutase/phosphoglucomutase; translation: MQVPKHIFREYDIRGIADTELTEKTVTAIGKAYGTFLYREGITSITVGGDVRLSTDRIKKNVIDGVTWAGIHVTDIGVATSPLLYWSQFRFNFDGGIMVTGSHNPKDMNGLKLAYGKSTMYGEQIQLILSMIEKDDFEKGPAPGTIKKANIWEEYIAMLLSKIKLGPRKLKVAADAGNGTAGLYIQTFLEKLGCEVVPLFCEPDGTFPNHHPDPLKRENLTFLIEKVRQEKADLGIAFDGDADRIGVVDEKGTVIWGDTLMGLYWREILPKYPGAVAIIEVKCSQALEDEILRLGGKPLYYKAGHSLIKAKMKEVDALFAGELSGHMFFADEFYGFDDSFYAAGRLLRILSNDARSLSEMLVDYPVYYSTAEIRVDCPDEKKFQVIEKIKEEALKDHDAITIDGVRILYDRRGWGLVRASNTQPVLVTRCEGKTQEDLDHITRDMKQRMLDVGIPDFEWTY
- a CDS encoding MBL fold metallo-hydrolase; this encodes MEIKILKGQSCYIPGRVNVGLWKDGKDGCFLIDSGGDETSGRRLFRLIQENNLKLRGILNTHSNADHVGGNAYLQKKTACPIWASSIEDTVIQNPFLEPMLLWGAAPFRALTGKFLQAAPSLVTQILSPGERVPDTDLTVLALPGHFINMIGFLSADGVCYIADSLFAKEVIEKYRFMVAFDVEATLATLDMLEKLEAAWFVPCHAEPVEDIRPLVNENRKGIEALSHAVHDLCSVPRSREEILALLVQKWDLEMNPVQYVLNSSSLSAYLTFLEKKGLIVPFVEKGNLLWQKKH